A genomic segment from Deinococcus aerophilus encodes:
- a CDS encoding DUF305 domain-containing protein produces the protein MRNAVLLLTLFLTPLAHAQTSMPGMHHGAPAHHGTTTNGGLEPLKGKAFDRAFLSMMIVHHQGALDMSRAVLNNVKDPQVKKWTADIIRVQQKELGVMNTWLGTLGGVDKGAQTGMHTEMKGMMTALKANKDSDRALVEGMLPHHASAVDMANLALQRSSDARVLGLARDIIRTQADEMYAYRQWLIKRGL, from the coding sequence ATGCGAAACGCCGTGCTGCTCCTGACCCTGTTCCTCACGCCCCTGGCCCACGCCCAGACCTCCATGCCCGGCATGCACCACGGAGCTCCCGCACATCACGGAACCACCACGAACGGTGGTCTGGAACCCCTGAAGGGCAAGGCCTTTGACCGCGCTTTCCTGTCCATGATGATCGTTCATCACCAGGGCGCACTGGACATGAGCAGGGCCGTGCTGAACAACGTCAAGGACCCCCAGGTCAAAAAGTGGACGGCCGACATCATCCGCGTCCAGCAAAAGGAACTCGGCGTGATGAACACCTGGCTGGGGACCCTGGGCGGCGTGGATAAGGGCGCGCAAACGGGCATGCACACTGAAATGAAAGGCATGATGACCGCCCTGAAAGCCAACAAGGACAGCGACCGCGCCCTGGTCGAAGGCATGCTGCCCCATCATGCCAGCGCCGTCGACATGGCGAACCTGGCCCTGCAGCGCAGCAGCGACGCGCGGGTGCTGGGCCTGGCCCGCGACATCATCCGCACCCAGGCCGACGAGATGTACGCTTATCGCCAGTGGCTGATCAAACGCGGACTTTAA
- a CDS encoding winged helix-turn-helix domain-containing protein, whose product MARVLIVDDDPAILEILHAYLSGEGHEVLQAADGHHARGLLARVDLAVLDWMLPGVSGLDLAREARGAGLTLPLLMLTARGEEEDKLRGLDLGVDDYVVKPFSPREVVARVRALLRRAGVRHEVRSGELFLDLRARRAALAGQGLELSKLEYDLLSTFAQHPGLVWTRERLLERVWGHDFPSTARVVDVHVTALRRKLGDDADAPRYIETVRGVGYRFREEQGAGEGE is encoded by the coding sequence TTGGCCCGCGTCCTGATCGTGGACGATGACCCGGCGATCCTCGAGATCCTGCACGCCTACCTGAGCGGCGAGGGCCACGAGGTTCTGCAGGCGGCAGACGGTCATCACGCCCGCGGCCTGCTGGCGCGCGTCGATCTGGCCGTGCTGGACTGGATGCTGCCGGGGGTCAGCGGGCTGGACCTGGCCCGCGAGGCGCGCGGCGCCGGGCTGACCCTGCCCCTGTTGATGCTCACCGCCCGCGGCGAGGAGGAGGACAAGCTGCGCGGCCTGGACCTGGGCGTGGACGACTACGTGGTCAAGCCCTTCAGTCCGCGCGAGGTGGTGGCCCGGGTACGCGCCCTGCTGCGCCGGGCCGGGGTGCGCCACGAGGTCCGCAGCGGTGAGCTGTTTCTGGACCTGCGCGCCCGCCGCGCCGCCCTGGCCGGTCAGGGCTTGGAGCTGTCCAAGCTGGAATACGACCTGCTGAGCACCTTCGCGCAGCACCCCGGACTGGTCTGGACCCGCGAACGGCTGCTGGAACGGGTCTGGGGCCATGACTTTCCCAGCACTGCGCGGGTGGTGGACGTGCACGTCACGGCGCTGCGCCGCAAGCTGGGCGACGACGCCGACGCTCCGCGCTACATCGAGACCGTGCGCGGGGTGGGCTACCGTTTCCGGGAGGAACAGGGCGCGGGAGAAGGCGAGTGA